CGTCCCCACGGACTCCACTTCCACCCCGGAGTCCAGTTCGTTGTACGACAGCACGGTCAGCTTCGGGAGGGTCTTCTCGATCAGGCGGCGGAAGTAGAGCCTGACGATGGGGGAACAGAGGACTATCGTTTGCCGCCCGAGGGCGGTCAGTTTTTCCAGTTGGGTCCGCAGGGAGGCGTGGATCCGCTGGATCGTCTCGGGGTCGAGGGCCAGGTAGGTCCCCTGCTCGGTGCGCTGGACCGAGCGGAGGATGGCCTGCTCGAGCTCGGGATCGAGGGTGACGACCTCGGCCCGCCCCTTGTCCAGCCCGTGCTGGCGGGTGATCGTCCGGTATAGGGCCTGCCGGGCATACTCGGTCAGGAGGTCGGGGTCCTTGGTCGACCTGGCGTGGTCGGCCAGGGCTTCGGCGATGGACACCAGGTCGCGCACGGAGACTCCCTCGCGGAGCAGGTTTTGGAGGATCTTCTGGACCTCGCCCAGGGTCATCAGGCTCGGGATGAGCTCGTCGATGACCGCCGGATGGTGCTGCTTGACCGCCTCGACCAGGGTCTGGACCTCCTGCCGGCCGAGTAGATCGGGGGCGTGGCCGCGGACCACCTCGGTCAGGTGGGTGGCCAGGACGGAGGCCGGGTCGACGACGGTGTAGCCGAGGACCTCGGCTCGCTCCCGCTGCTCCTCGCTGATCCACAGGGCCGGTAGCCCGAAGGCCGGCTCTTGGGTATGGAGGCCGTCGATCTCCTCTTCGACGATCCCCGGGTTCATCGCCAGGTACCGCCCGAGGAGCAGTTCTCCCTGGGCCACCTGGACCCCGCGCAGCTTGATGACGTAGTTGTTGGGGCGGAGCTGCATGTTGTCCATGATCCGGATGGGCGGGACGACCAGCCCCAGTTCCATCGCCATCTGGCGGCGGATCGCCCCGACCCGCTCGGCCAGGTCACCGTTCTGGGTCGGGTCGGCCAGGGTGATCAGGCCGTAACCGAGCTCAAGCTCGAGCGGATCGATCTGGAGGAGGCTGAGGACGTTCTCCGGGCGCCGCTCGGTCTCGGCCGCCTCGACCTTGGCCTTGTCCTCGGCCTCCTCGGCGTCGACCTTGATCGCCCGCTGCATGTAAGCGCCAAGGCCGCCGGTCAGGCCGGCCAGGACGAAGAAGGGGATCTTCGGCAACCCGGGCACCAGGCCCAGGAGGGCCAGGAACCCGCCGGCGATCTGGAGGACCCGCGGCTGGCTGAGGAGTTGGGCCACCAGGTCCTGGCCCATGGCCCCTTCGGAGGCGGCCCGGGTGACGATCATGCCGGTGGCGGTCGAGATGAGGAGGGCCGGGATCTGGGTGATCAGCCCCTCGCCGACGGTCAGCAAGGTGTACTGGCTGAGCGCCTCGTTGATGGTCATCCCCCGCTGGACCATGCCGATGATGAAGCCGCCGAGGATGTCGATGACGATGATCAGGATCCCGGCGATGGCGTCGCCGCGGACGAACTTGGACGCGCCGT
This DNA window, taken from Bacillota bacterium, encodes the following:
- the flhA gene encoding flagellar biosynthesis protein FlhA, with amino-acid sequence MPVRSGTLTARIFKYSDVFVAVAVIAMIVMMVVPLPTALLDLLLSFNLTFSLVIVLVTMYTAEPLQFSIFPSLLLVTTLFRLSLNVTSARLVLLDGYAGEVIRTFGNFVVGGNPVVGFIVFMIIVIIQFIVITKGAERVAEVAARFTLDAMPGKQMSIDADLNAGIINDKEARARRQAIEREADFYGAMDGASKFVRGDAIAGILIIVIDILGGFIIGMVQRGMTINEALSQYTLLTVGEGLITQIPALLISTATGMIVTRAASEGAMGQDLVAQLLSQPRVLQIAGGFLALLGLVPGLPKIPFFVLAGLTGGLGAYMQRAIKVDAEEAEDKAKVEAAETERRPENVLSLLQIDPLELELGYGLITLADPTQNGDLAERVGAIRRQMAMELGLVVPPIRIMDNMQLRPNNYVIKLRGVQVAQGELLLGRYLAMNPGIVEEEIDGLHTQEPAFGLPALWISEEQRERAEVLGYTVVDPASVLATHLTEVVRGHAPDLLGRQEVQTLVEAVKQHHPAVIDELIPSLMTLGEVQKILQNLLREGVSVRDLVSIAEALADHARSTKDPDLLTEYARQALYRTITRQHGLDKGRAEVVTLDPELEQAILRSVQRTEQGTYLALDPETIQRIHASLRTQLEKLTALGRQTIVLCSPIVRLYFRRLIEKTLPKLTVLSYNELDSGVEVESVGTVNV